In one window of Acaryochloris thomasi RCC1774 DNA:
- a CDS encoding 2TM domain-containing protein: MPFSESPASRSYSQEDIQQILNVAIAQQNYEGEFSHDQLLEIAAEMEIPTATLRQAEQLWQQEQSGLQRRQAFNGYRKAKLKRRVGRYAIVNTGLCLLNGLTGFSFLWFPLLALPWGIMLGLNAWNIYHTQGDAYERAFQRWNRKKIVGQWFQARAKRLFPG; encoded by the coding sequence ATGCCCTTCTCGGAATCGCCCGCGTCTCGTTCTTACAGCCAAGAAGATATTCAACAGATTTTAAATGTTGCGATCGCACAGCAAAACTATGAGGGCGAATTCTCTCATGACCAGCTGCTAGAAATCGCAGCAGAAATGGAAATTCCCACCGCGACACTGCGACAGGCGGAACAGCTATGGCAACAAGAGCAAAGTGGCCTCCAGCGGCGTCAAGCCTTTAATGGCTACCGGAAAGCAAAATTAAAGCGACGGGTCGGGCGCTACGCCATCGTCAATACAGGACTATGCCTACTGAATGGATTGACCGGGTTTTCTTTTCTGTGGTTTCCGCTCTTGGCGCTGCCGTGGGGAATCATGCTCGGCTTAAATGCCTGGAATATTTATCATACCCAAGGCGATGCTTACGAAAGAGCATTTCAGCGCTGGAACCGCAAGAAGATTGTAGGGCAATGGTTTCAGGCCCGTGCTAAGCGATTATTTCCAGGATAA
- a CDS encoding two-component system response regulator gives MEVMNSVQESKACALSAESTNADQLPFSVLNIGPVDSERPSLQSPTPESLSTDSTGSTQQGRILIVDDRPDNLRLLHSMLTQAGYDVRRAINGSTALMGIRAILPDLILLDINMPDMNGYEVCQELKQDSQTREIPIIFLSALDEGLDKVKAFSAGGVDYVTKPFEVMEVLARIENHLQLQRAKAEVEQLNSKLEQRVTERTAELQATKHDLEQEVMERRQAQERLAHMAWHDHLTDLPNRAWFMKVLQQSIKRAQQEENYAFAVLFLDCDRFKVINDSLGHLIGDQLLIQVAKRLANVIPENVTLARFGGDEFTLLLDEIPGLEAATDVGQQLLEELTQSFQLGQQEIFISASVGIAMGSRAYDLPEALLRDADIAMYRAKTLGKACYQVFDTAMHQHAQTQLRLETDLRRAIERQEFLVNYQPIISLTTLEITGFEALVRWHHPQRGLVSPGQFIPIAEETSLIVPIGLWVLKESCQQLVTWQQMLGGETVPTLKMSVNLSVKQFSQPDLIDRIDQFLEQMELQGHLLTLEITESALMDNPEAASQVLTALRDRNIQLAIDDFGTGYSSLSYLHRFPVDILKVDRSFINRIEDQDNGLRIVEATLAMAHSLGMQVVAEGVETQAQALQLQQLGCEYAQGYLFSKPLAAETAAGVLAQPPAFSDLLSRR, from the coding sequence ATGGAAGTAATGAATAGCGTTCAAGAATCTAAGGCTTGTGCTCTCAGTGCAGAGTCTACCAATGCAGATCAGCTGCCATTCTCCGTCCTGAATATTGGGCCAGTGGATTCAGAGCGGCCTTCGCTACAGTCGCCAACCCCCGAGTCGCTCTCTACAGACTCGACAGGCTCCACACAGCAGGGACGAATTTTAATCGTTGACGATCGGCCCGACAATCTCCGTCTCCTGCATTCGATGCTGACCCAAGCAGGGTACGATGTGCGGCGGGCGATCAATGGTTCCACTGCACTTATGGGCATTCGAGCCATACTGCCAGACTTAATCCTGCTGGATATCAATATGCCAGACATGAATGGCTACGAAGTCTGTCAAGAACTCAAGCAGGATTCACAAACGCGAGAGATTCCCATCATTTTTCTCAGTGCCCTTGATGAGGGACTCGACAAGGTCAAAGCTTTCTCGGCCGGTGGCGTTGACTATGTGACCAAGCCTTTTGAAGTGATGGAGGTCCTCGCCCGCATTGAGAATCATCTCCAGCTCCAGCGAGCCAAGGCTGAGGTAGAACAGCTTAATTCCAAGCTCGAGCAGCGGGTGACTGAGCGGACAGCAGAGCTGCAGGCCACCAAACATGATCTTGAGCAGGAGGTCATGGAAAGACGGCAGGCGCAGGAGCGATTGGCGCATATGGCCTGGCACGATCATTTGACCGACCTACCCAATCGGGCCTGGTTTATGAAAGTGCTGCAGCAGTCCATCAAGCGGGCCCAGCAGGAAGAAAACTATGCCTTTGCGGTGTTGTTTTTAGACTGCGATCGCTTCAAAGTTATTAACGATTCTTTAGGGCATTTGATCGGCGATCAGCTGCTGATCCAGGTCGCTAAACGTCTTGCCAACGTGATCCCTGAGAACGTCACGCTGGCAAGATTTGGCGGAGATGAATTTACCCTACTATTGGACGAAATCCCCGGCCTAGAGGCGGCAACGGATGTGGGACAGCAGCTATTGGAGGAGCTGACACAATCGTTTCAGCTGGGGCAACAAGAAATCTTTATTAGCGCCAGCGTGGGCATTGCAATGGGATCTCGCGCCTATGATTTGCCTGAGGCGCTGCTGCGAGATGCCGACATTGCCATGTACCGTGCCAAGACTTTGGGTAAAGCCTGCTACCAGGTCTTTGATACCGCGATGCACCAGCACGCTCAGACTCAACTTCGTCTTGAGACTGATCTGCGGCGGGCTATTGAGCGTCAAGAATTCTTGGTGAACTATCAGCCCATTATTTCCCTGACGACCCTTGAGATCACTGGGTTTGAAGCCTTAGTCCGCTGGCATCACCCTCAGCGCGGGCTGGTTTCTCCCGGGCAGTTTATCCCCATTGCTGAAGAAACGAGTCTCATTGTGCCCATTGGGCTTTGGGTACTGAAGGAGTCATGTCAGCAGCTCGTCACTTGGCAGCAAATGCTGGGTGGTGAAACGGTCCCGACGCTGAAAATGAGCGTCAACTTATCGGTCAAGCAATTTTCTCAGCCCGACCTCATTGATCGAATTGACCAGTTCCTGGAGCAAATGGAGCTGCAGGGTCATTTACTGACCCTGGAAATTACGGAAAGTGCCTTAATGGATAATCCCGAGGCAGCCAGTCAGGTGCTGACGGCTCTGCGAGATCGCAATATTCAACTCGCCATTGATGACTTTGGTACTGGCTACTCTTCCCTTAGTTATCTACATCGCTTTCCGGTGGATATCTTGAAGGTGGATCGCTCCTTTATCAACCGCATTGAAGATCAAGACAACGGCCTACGGATTGTTGAAGCCACCCTGGCGATGGCCCACAGTCTCGGGATGCAAGTTGTTGCAGAAGGTGTTGAAACCCAGGCCCAGGCCCTTCAGCTCCAGCAGCTAGGTTGCGAATATGCTCAGGGATACCTGTTCTCGAAGCCCCTTGCCGCTGAGACAGCGGCGGGAGTTCTCGCTCAGCCCCCTGCTTTTTCCGATCTCTTAAGTCGACGCTGA
- a CDS encoding 2Fe-2S iron-sulfur cluster-binding protein produces MSVSVHFLPNNVTVEAQVGEGLLSVAERAGITIPTGCLMGSCHACEVEVTELGDRCCCISSVPPGHSQLTINLFSDPTW; encoded by the coding sequence GTGAGTGTCTCAGTTCACTTTTTGCCTAATAATGTCACGGTTGAAGCCCAAGTTGGCGAAGGATTGCTAAGCGTTGCTGAACGGGCTGGCATTACTATCCCTACGGGGTGTTTAATGGGGTCTTGTCATGCCTGTGAAGTTGAAGTTACAGAACTCGGCGATCGATGTTGCTGCATCAGCTCGGTACCGCCGGGCCATTCTCAACTCACGATTAATCTATTTAGCGATCCTACCTGGTAG
- a CDS encoding GAF domain-containing protein yields MQMSPSDQLLETLYDSEKTVVYRCQRDSQTVIVKSLKQNYPSLTELAHFRNHYTITQQLNFPGIVKPLSLEATQRAGLSMVMADEGLVSLHVYRRRLAKQRLSIAKFLDIAAQLAQIFSDLYQQRVVHKDIKPANILIQPETGCIKLTDFSLASILPRSMQESQHPNALEGTLAYISPEQTGRMNRGIDYRSDFYSLGVTFYELLTGTLPFQTADPMEMVYCHIAQQPTPIHELRPEIPMLLSQLILKLLAKNPEDRYQSAAGLKYDLEWLQRHPTQKQWVDFELCTHDICDRFTLPDRLYGRELEVERLLAAFERVARSEPQTAEAKDAPQLGASGSLSQLSCAELLLVSGFSGIGKTAVINEIHQPILRQRGYFIQGKFDQFQRNVPFSAFVQALQNLISQLLAESDEALQVWRLNLIQALGNNAQVLVDSIPELANIIGPQPAVPELAAEAALNRFNQVFSKFIQVFATLEHPLVLFLDDLQWIDSASLQLVQRLLTEIPNIHLLLIGAYRDNEVTSSHPLMMLIYELQQTKVNLSTLTLEALPQSALQALIADTLNCSAEAAVPLADLTFNKTEGNPFFSRQFLQSLYREHLIWFDSESARWQCDMTQIKLAATRSDVVAFMVAQLQKLAPATQSVLQLASCLGNQFNLKTLAAVAQQSESQVAAALWPALEGELILPLNEIYKFYQTPASSDSLRDATAESCIYKFLHDRVQQAAYELVPEAQRPSLHWQIGQLWRSTLGPEQLSDHIYELVAHLNLGAALITSTTDREELVHLNYRASQQALATNAYAAAVDYGRAGIRLLEIESESGSWETHVDLRLALYECIAEAAYLQGDFQQSEQAVETILDHTNEPLYQIKACEIRIEAYKAQNRGRDAISTGLKILGALGLHLPAYPSQLKAMASMAKTKLRLAGQSIESLADLPVMTDPNTLAAMQITEKLLPVSFIVDPLLFALLVLKRVRVLHCKGNCDAAPLAYGIYGVTLWKVFGDLDATYRLGNLGLALLEKFPNSGGKAALHFIVNSMTKIWKVHLEETLKPLLTNYTVALEIGDLEHAAYSLLFHSKHSLWMGRDLGTLHQEITRHHQAIGSLKQECQLDQAAIYGQVILNLTELTEYPARLEGQLYDQRQMLAEHKQSGTRTTIHTLHLNQLFLGYLLQDYSFALEQAKLGLAELEVVVCQLAYGVFCFYHALTLLALYPEATAAEQARYLKQVRDYQRQLQQWADAAPMNFAHKVHLVAAEQHWVLGRQRDAMETYDLAIQGAKEHGYLQEVALANERAGLFYQDWGRERIAQTYLTEAYYGYLRWGAQTKAADLEKRYPQWLPAGPTARMSPPSTMTTLQGMVTTHSSLHQASLDSLDWSTITKASQVLAEDIQLDKLLLKIMQVIQKNAGAETGALFLQEDDRLQCKTYCVGQQVLSCQESTEPKPYATAVVQYVHHKQEAVVLDDARTDPRFVGDAHIRDSQSRSVLCMPIQHRGRPLGLLYLENNQLAGAFGHDRLQILQILTAQAAISLQNALFYETLSDQVEARTQELQIEAHERQLATAALRESEEKFSKAFYGNPDPMVITSVTGQYIEANYSFLMFFDFTLADLEAQTALDWQVWEDADASTPLQNLIQKNQDLHNYELQICHLSGETRTILLSKEQISLGQEPVILSVMKDITARKQVEATLNRNNAILEAQRGATLDGVLVVDEHQQVTYYNEQFSQLWRVPEEILASRDNVQLVQYVLTQLEQPQEFTTKIDQLLAHPEMTSQDEIIFRDGRILERISSPVCSEAGYYGRIWSFRDITERKQREQALKLIVAGTAAQVGDEFFRACVWSLAKLLTVRYIFLAEFIDAEQTKARTLAFWKEGDFSENLEYSLAGTPSFDVLQGSMFRCLHSIQDRYPQDAALATLQVESYLGEKIVDPLGNVLGLLVAMDTQPLTGTEDFETQDLILKIFAARAGSELERMRSQAALENRVDLAELSAEISAALAQGTQLSTMLQICTDAMIEHLPVTLAQLWTLNTAENRLELQASAGLSPERINDQDKASLETSVLGRLAQQQQAYLTNSAPQDPTISEEWLQEAGLVAFAGYPLIYEERLLGMVTLYAKQPLAPVLFHALFSLTNSIALSLDRYWTQQALKQQLQRVSLLGQITQATNQSLDPQETLQTAATQLGQVFQVSRCLIFTHIDAADTHQPLITEYLDGNWSSVLDVEFPQSGHTFIDQLVVRDQAVVSQNVQRDARLAQLTDFLATIDVQSVAGIRTSYKSEINGAILLFQCDRIRDWHPDEIDLLEAVAAQLGIAIAQARLLEQETQQRRQLEEAKQYAEAANQAKSEFLANMSHELRTPLNAILGFSQLMQRNETTTTDQQDSLTIINRSGEHLLGLINDILEMSKIEAGRTLLHLTDFDLHGLLDALDAMLQIKALDKDLLLVLERSPELPQYISADEGKLRQILINLLSNSIKFTDQGRVTLQIASAPLQQTSSDYNYCLSFEVEDSGHGIAEHELATIFEPFTQTESGRNSNEGTGLGLPISHKFIKLMGGDLSIKSQLGQGTTVRFTIPVHTRDHVEAQTASLGRIMGLTPGQPQYRVLVVDDTWESRHLIVQLLESLGFEIQEAENGQVAIEQWQSWHPHLILMDLQMPVVDGYEAVKHIRASQNRETEAVIIALTANAFQETCAHALAIGCNDFIRKPFQAHELFESIAQHLGVRYRYQQSPQEAAPSSTSASPSLTTAALSTLPTELIHQLHDAAIRLDETQMLQLIALVEDAELKAAIDKLVQAFQFDKLVQLTESL; encoded by the coding sequence ATGCAAATGTCCCCCAGCGATCAGCTTCTTGAGACCCTTTACGACAGTGAGAAAACTGTAGTCTATCGCTGTCAGCGCGACTCTCAGACTGTGATAGTCAAGTCGCTGAAGCAAAATTATCCCAGCCTGACCGAGCTGGCTCATTTTCGCAACCACTACACCATTACCCAGCAGCTCAATTTCCCCGGTATCGTTAAACCCCTAAGCTTAGAGGCGACTCAGCGAGCCGGTTTATCAATGGTCATGGCTGATGAGGGGTTAGTGTCTCTGCATGTCTATCGGCGGCGTCTGGCTAAGCAACGGCTCTCGATTGCGAAGTTTCTCGATATTGCGGCTCAACTGGCTCAGATTTTCTCCGATCTGTATCAGCAACGAGTGGTTCATAAAGATATCAAGCCTGCTAACATTCTGATTCAGCCAGAAACGGGCTGTATAAAGCTCACGGACTTTAGCCTCGCCTCTATTCTCCCGCGATCCATGCAGGAGAGTCAGCATCCCAATGCGTTGGAAGGGACGCTGGCCTATATCTCGCCAGAACAAACCGGTCGCATGAATCGCGGGATTGACTATCGCAGCGATTTTTACTCTCTTGGAGTGACTTTCTATGAGTTGCTCACCGGTACGCTTCCGTTTCAGACCGCGGATCCGATGGAGATGGTGTATTGCCATATTGCCCAGCAGCCTACCCCCATCCATGAACTCAGGCCAGAGATTCCGATGTTGCTCTCGCAGCTGATCTTGAAGCTTTTGGCTAAGAACCCGGAGGATCGCTATCAATCTGCGGCGGGACTGAAGTATGACCTAGAGTGGCTGCAGCGCCACCCAACCCAAAAACAGTGGGTAGATTTTGAACTCTGTACTCACGATATTTGCGATCGCTTTACCCTCCCGGATCGGCTTTACGGTCGAGAACTAGAAGTCGAGAGGCTACTCGCCGCTTTTGAACGAGTTGCCCGCTCAGAGCCTCAAACGGCGGAAGCAAAAGATGCTCCACAGCTTGGGGCATCGGGGAGCTTGAGCCAGTTGTCCTGCGCTGAGCTACTCTTGGTGTCAGGTTTTTCAGGTATTGGTAAGACTGCGGTCATTAACGAGATTCATCAGCCGATTCTGCGCCAGCGTGGATATTTTATTCAGGGGAAATTTGATCAGTTTCAGCGCAATGTGCCGTTTTCCGCTTTTGTACAGGCACTGCAGAACCTAATCTCACAACTACTCGCAGAGAGTGACGAGGCTTTACAGGTTTGGCGATTGAATTTGATCCAGGCTTTAGGCAACAACGCTCAGGTTCTCGTTGACTCGATCCCAGAACTGGCAAACATTATTGGCCCCCAACCGGCTGTGCCGGAGCTAGCAGCGGAAGCTGCGCTCAATCGTTTCAACCAAGTGTTTAGCAAATTTATCCAGGTTTTTGCGACGCTTGAACATCCGCTAGTTCTGTTCCTTGATGATCTTCAGTGGATTGACTCAGCTTCTCTACAGCTTGTGCAGCGTTTACTGACCGAGATTCCCAATATTCACCTACTGCTGATCGGGGCCTATCGCGACAACGAGGTCACTTCGTCACATCCCCTGATGATGCTGATCTATGAGCTGCAGCAGACGAAGGTTAACTTGAGTACTTTGACATTGGAGGCTCTACCACAGTCAGCTCTGCAGGCGCTGATTGCCGATACGCTTAATTGCTCTGCTGAGGCAGCGGTGCCGCTGGCAGATTTGACGTTCAACAAAACCGAAGGAAATCCCTTTTTTAGTCGCCAGTTTTTGCAGTCTCTTTACCGAGAGCATCTGATTTGGTTTGATTCTGAGTCTGCTCGTTGGCAGTGCGACATGACTCAGATCAAATTGGCTGCCACTCGTTCTGACGTCGTGGCGTTTATGGTCGCTCAACTGCAGAAGTTAGCGCCTGCAACGCAGTCTGTTTTACAGCTTGCGTCCTGTCTTGGCAATCAGTTCAATCTTAAAACTCTGGCCGCCGTTGCTCAGCAGTCAGAATCTCAGGTGGCTGCGGCGCTCTGGCCAGCTCTCGAAGGGGAGCTTATCTTGCCCCTCAATGAAATCTATAAGTTTTATCAAACCCCGGCCTCTAGCGATTCTCTTCGGGATGCCACTGCTGAGAGCTGTATCTACAAATTTCTCCACGATCGAGTGCAGCAGGCTGCCTATGAACTCGTGCCAGAAGCACAGCGCCCCAGCCTTCACTGGCAGATTGGGCAGCTTTGGCGGTCAACCCTGGGTCCTGAGCAGCTCTCTGATCACATTTATGAGCTGGTCGCCCACTTAAACCTAGGTGCTGCGCTGATCACCTCCACAACGGATCGAGAGGAGTTGGTACATCTTAACTACAGAGCCAGCCAGCAGGCGCTGGCGACCAATGCCTATGCTGCAGCTGTTGACTATGGCAGGGCGGGAATCCGCTTGCTGGAGATTGAATCGGAGTCAGGGAGCTGGGAGACTCATGTTGACCTAAGGCTGGCGCTGTATGAATGTATTGCAGAGGCGGCTTATCTCCAAGGTGATTTTCAGCAGTCAGAACAGGCGGTGGAGACGATTCTTGATCACACAAATGAGCCGCTCTATCAGATTAAAGCTTGCGAAATTCGGATCGAAGCCTATAAGGCCCAGAATCGGGGAAGAGATGCGATCTCAACCGGTCTTAAAATCCTTGGTGCTTTGGGTCTTCATCTCCCGGCCTACCCAAGCCAGTTGAAGGCGATGGCCTCCATGGCGAAGACGAAGCTACGGCTGGCGGGACAGTCCATCGAAAGTCTTGCTGATTTACCGGTCATGACAGACCCGAACACCCTGGCCGCCATGCAGATTACAGAGAAATTACTTCCGGTCTCTTTCATTGTTGATCCATTACTCTTTGCCCTGCTTGTTCTCAAGCGTGTGCGGGTGCTGCATTGCAAAGGGAACTGTGATGCAGCACCCCTTGCCTATGGCATCTATGGAGTAACGCTGTGGAAAGTCTTTGGCGACCTAGATGCGACCTACCGTCTCGGAAATTTGGGTCTAGCGCTTCTCGAAAAATTTCCGAACTCTGGGGGCAAAGCGGCCCTCCATTTCATTGTCAACAGCATGACAAAGATTTGGAAAGTTCATCTTGAAGAAACGCTGAAACCACTGCTCACAAACTACACAGTTGCCCTAGAAATCGGCGATCTAGAGCATGCGGCCTACTCCTTGCTCTTCCATTCAAAGCATTCGTTGTGGATGGGGCGCGACCTAGGCACCCTCCATCAAGAGATCACTCGCCACCACCAAGCGATCGGTAGCCTGAAACAAGAGTGTCAGCTTGATCAAGCCGCTATCTATGGCCAAGTCATTTTAAATTTAACGGAGCTGACTGAATACCCGGCACGGCTTGAAGGCCAACTCTATGATCAGCGACAGATGTTGGCTGAGCACAAACAATCCGGCACCCGAACCACGATCCATACCCTGCATCTTAATCAGCTTTTTCTCGGTTACCTCCTGCAGGATTACTCCTTCGCCTTAGAGCAGGCAAAGCTTGGTCTTGCTGAACTAGAGGTTGTTGTCTGTCAGCTCGCCTATGGTGTCTTTTGCTTCTATCATGCTTTGACGCTACTGGCGCTGTATCCAGAGGCAACGGCTGCAGAGCAGGCGCGGTACCTAAAGCAGGTTAGAGATTATCAGCGTCAACTGCAGCAGTGGGCTGACGCTGCCCCCATGAACTTTGCACACAAAGTGCATTTAGTCGCCGCAGAACAGCACTGGGTTCTGGGCCGCCAACGTGACGCAATGGAAACCTATGACCTTGCGATTCAGGGCGCAAAGGAGCATGGATATTTACAGGAGGTTGCTCTGGCGAATGAACGAGCGGGGCTTTTTTATCAAGATTGGGGACGAGAAAGGATCGCTCAAACCTATCTGACAGAAGCCTATTATGGCTATCTTCGCTGGGGCGCTCAGACAAAAGCTGCCGACTTAGAAAAACGCTATCCGCAGTGGTTGCCTGCTGGCCCAACGGCAAGAATGTCTCCGCCCTCTACGATGACTACACTACAGGGGATGGTGACAACCCACAGCAGCCTCCACCAAGCCAGCCTAGATTCCCTGGACTGGAGCACAATCACGAAAGCCTCTCAGGTGCTTGCTGAAGACATTCAGCTCGATAAGCTGCTCCTGAAAATCATGCAGGTGATTCAGAAAAACGCCGGTGCAGAGACCGGTGCCCTGTTCCTGCAGGAGGATGATCGTCTGCAGTGCAAAACTTACTGTGTCGGTCAGCAGGTACTTTCTTGCCAAGAAAGTACTGAACCGAAACCCTATGCAACCGCAGTGGTCCAATACGTTCATCACAAGCAAGAGGCCGTGGTCCTCGACGACGCCCGCACCGACCCACGCTTTGTGGGCGATGCTCACATCAGGGACTCTCAATCTCGGTCTGTGCTGTGCATGCCCATTCAGCACAGAGGGCGGCCTCTGGGCCTGCTTTATCTTGAGAACAATCAGCTTGCGGGCGCTTTCGGCCACGACCGCCTGCAGATTCTGCAAATTCTAACGGCTCAAGCCGCGATTTCTCTGCAGAATGCTTTGTTCTATGAAACCTTAAGCGATCAGGTGGAAGCCCGCACCCAGGAGCTGCAAATTGAAGCCCACGAACGCCAGCTAGCCACTGCTGCGCTCAGAGAGTCTGAGGAAAAATTTTCTAAAGCATTCTACGGAAATCCAGATCCGATGGTGATTACCTCGGTGACAGGACAGTACATTGAAGCGAACTATAGCTTTTTAATGTTCTTTGATTTCACTCTGGCTGATTTAGAGGCTCAGACGGCCCTAGACTGGCAGGTCTGGGAAGATGCTGACGCCTCAACTCCACTGCAGAACCTGATCCAAAAAAATCAGGACTTGCATAATTACGAACTTCAGATTTGCCACTTGAGCGGAGAGACTCGCACCATATTGCTTTCTAAGGAGCAGATATCTTTAGGACAAGAGCCGGTGATTTTATCGGTTATGAAAGATATCACGGCTCGGAAGCAGGTCGAGGCCACCCTCAATCGTAACAACGCCATTCTGGAGGCCCAGCGAGGGGCAACCTTAGATGGTGTGCTGGTTGTTGATGAACACCAACAGGTGACCTATTACAACGAACAGTTCAGCCAGCTTTGGCGGGTTCCAGAGGAGATCTTAGCATCGCGGGATAATGTCCAGCTGGTTCAGTATGTGCTGACGCAGCTAGAGCAGCCGCAGGAGTTTACTACCAAAATCGATCAGCTATTGGCCCATCCAGAAATGACGAGTCAGGACGAGATCATCTTTCGGGATGGTCGTATCCTGGAGCGTATTTCTTCGCCTGTTTGTTCTGAGGCCGGTTATTACGGTCGCATTTGGTCTTTTCGAGATATCACCGAGCGCAAACAGCGGGAACAGGCTCTGAAGCTGATCGTCGCCGGGACAGCAGCCCAAGTAGGAGATGAGTTTTTCCGCGCCTGTGTCTGGTCTTTGGCAAAGCTATTGACCGTCCGCTACATTTTTTTGGCAGAGTTTATAGATGCTGAGCAGACCAAAGCCCGGACGCTGGCCTTCTGGAAAGAGGGTGATTTCTCTGAAAATTTGGAGTACAGTCTCGCGGGGACGCCCAGTTTTGATGTCTTGCAGGGGTCTATGTTCCGCTGTCTTCACTCTATTCAAGATCGCTATCCGCAGGATGCTGCGCTAGCTACGCTGCAGGTGGAGTCCTATCTGGGAGAGAAGATTGTTGATCCGTTGGGGAATGTGCTCGGGCTTTTGGTGGCGATGGATACTCAACCACTGACGGGTACAGAAGATTTTGAAACCCAAGACCTGATCTTGAAGATCTTTGCGGCGCGGGCCGGATCTGAGCTGGAACGGATGAGATCGCAAGCCGCCTTAGAAAACCGGGTTGATCTAGCCGAGCTATCGGCAGAAATTAGTGCCGCCCTCGCTCAGGGGACGCAGCTCTCAACAATGCTGCAAATTTGCACCGATGCCATGATTGAGCATTTACCCGTCACGCTGGCTCAGCTTTGGACCCTAAACACCGCCGAGAATAGGTTAGAACTCCAGGCCAGTGCGGGGCTGTCACCTGAGCGGATCAACGATCAGGACAAGGCGTCTCTAGAGACTTCCGTACTGGGCCGTCTGGCCCAACAGCAACAGGCTTATCTGACGAATTCAGCCCCGCAAGATCCCACCATTTCAGAGGAGTGGCTGCAGGAAGCAGGGCTTGTCGCTTTTGCGGGGTATCCCCTCATCTACGAAGAGCGCCTGCTGGGGATGGTGACCCTCTACGCCAAACAGCCGCTCGCGCCGGTTCTCTTTCACGCCCTGTTTTCTCTGACGAACAGTATTGCCCTCAGTCTAGATCGCTACTGGACTCAGCAAGCACTCAAGCAGCAGCTACAGCGGGTGAGCTTGCTGGGGCAAATCACCCAGGCAACCAATCAAAGTTTAGATCCTCAAGAGACGCTGCAAACGGCAGCGACGCAGCTAGGGCAAGTCTTTCAGGTTAGCCGCTGTTTGATTTTCACGCATATTGACGCTGCCGACACCCATCAGCCCTTGATTACAGAATATCTAGATGGAAATTGGTCATCAGTTTTAGACGTTGAATTCCCTCAATCGGGTCACACCTTCATTGACCAGCTTGTTGTTCGCGATCAGGCCGTTGTCTCACAAAATGTACAGAGAGACGCTCGACTAGCCCAGCTTACAGACTTTTTAGCCACTATCGATGTACAGTCAGTTGCTGGAATTCGTACATCGTATAAAAGTGAGATCAACGGGGCAATCTTGCTGTTCCAGTGCGATCGCATCCGTGATTGGCACCCAGACGAAATCGACCTCTTAGAAGCCGTGGCCGCTCAGCTAGGCATTGCGATCGCCCAAGCTAGACTCCTAGAGCAAGAAACGCAGCAGCGACGGCAGCTAGAAGAGGCCAAGCAGTATGCAGAGGCCGCGAACCAAGCCAAAAGCGAATTCCTGGCTAACATGAGCCACGAGCTGCGCACCCCACTCAATGCCATTCTCGGCTTTAGCCAGCTGATGCAGCGCAATGAGACGACAACCACAGACCAGCAGGATAGCCTCACAATCATCAATCGCAGCGGCGAACACCTATTAGGTCTAATCAACGACATCTTAGAGATGTCAAAGATTGAAGCAGGACGTACCCTTCTTCATCTCACCGACTTTGATCTGCACGGGCTGCTCGACGCCCTCGACGCCATGCTGCAGATTAAGGCACTCGACAAAGATCTGCTGCTCGTTCTAGAGCGCTCGCCTGAGCTGCCACAATATATCTCAGCAGATGAAGGTAAACTGCGGCAGATTTTGATTAACCTGCTCAGCAACAGCATCAAATTTACGGATCAAGGGCGTGTGACCCTGCAGATCGCATCTGCCCCGCTGCAGCAGACATCCTCTGACTACAATTATTGCCTCAGCTTCGAAGTGGAAGACAGCGGTCACGGGATTGCTGAGCATGAACTCGCGACTATCTTTGAGCCTTTTACTCAAACCGAAAGTGGCCGCAACTCTAACGAAGGGACAGGCCTTGGGCTACCCATTAGCCACAAATTTATCAAACTGATGGGCGGTGACCTTAGCATTAAAAGCCAGCTGGGTCAGGGAACAACCGTCCGGTTTACCATTCCAGTTCACACCCGCGATCATGTCGAAGCGCAGACGGCTTCGCTCGGCCGTATCATGGGGCTCACCCCAGGTCAGCCTCAATACCGAGTTTTAGTCGTAGATGACACTTGGGAAAGCCGGCACTTAATCGTGCAGCTTCTAGAGAGCTTAGGTTTTGAAATTCAAGAGGCCGAGAATGGTCAAGTCGCCATTGAGCAGTGGCAGTCTTGGCACCCGCACCTAATCTTGATGGATTTGCAGATGCCAGTGGTTGATGGATATGAAGCGGTTAAACACATCAGAGCTTCACAAAATCGTGAAACAGAAGCCGTGATCATTGCACTCACCGCGAATGCCTTTCAAGAAACCTGCGCTCATGCCCTTGCCATCGGCTGTAATGACTTTATCCGCAAGCCATTCCAGGCCCACGAGCTTTTTGAGAGCATCGCCCAGCATTTGGGAGTCCGCTACCGCTATCAGCAATCGCCCCAAGAGGCCGCCCCTTCTTCAACCTCTGCCTCTCCCAGTTTGACAACCGCTGCGCTATCCACCTTGCCCACCGAGCTGATTCATCAGCTGCATGATGCCGCCATCCGTCTTGACGAAACACAGATGTTGCAGCTCATTGCTCTAGTCGAAGATGCAGAACTCAAAGCTGCCATTGATAAGCTGGTTCAAGCCTTTCAATTTGATAAGTTGGTTCAGTTAACAGAGAGCCTTTAA